The Streptomyces sp. V4I8 genome includes the window CTCGCGCCAGAGTCTTTCCGGCGACGGCGAGGACACGTCTCCGGGCTCCGACTCGACGACGTACCAGGCGCCCTCCACCAGCTCGTCCTCCAGCTGGCCCGGTCCCCAGCCGGCGTATCCGGCGAAGATTCTCAGGCTGCCGACGGCCGAGGCGAGCAGTTCCGGCGGTGCCTCCAGGTCCACCAGCCCGATCGCGCCGTGCACCCTGCGCCAGCCCAGCGGGGCGCTCTCGCCGTTCGCGTCGCCGGGGATGACGGCGACGCCGAGCGCCGAGTCCAGGGACACCGGGCCGCCCTGGAAGACGACACCGGGTTCGCCGGCGAGGTCCGCCCAGTCCTCCAGGATGTCGCCCACGTCCACGGGGGTCGGACGGTTGAGGACGACACCGAGGGAGCCCTCCTCGTCGTGGTCGAGAAGGAGCACCACCGCGCGGTCGAAGTTCGGGTCCGCCAGGGCGGGCGTTGCCACGAGCAACCGCCCTGTGAGCGAGGACACCTCGGTCATGCCAGACATGATCCCGCATCTT containing:
- a CDS encoding YqgE/AlgH family protein, translating into MTEVSSLTGRLLVATPALADPNFDRAVVLLLDHDEEGSLGVVLNRPTPVDVGDILEDWADLAGEPGVVFQGGPVSLDSALGVAVIPGDANGESAPLGWRRVHGAIGLVDLEAPPELLASAVGSLRIFAGYAGWGPGQLEDELVEGAWYVVESEPGDVSSPSPERLWREVLRRQRNELAMVATYPDDPSLN